In one Osmerus eperlanus unplaced genomic scaffold, fOsmEpe2.1 SCAFFOLD_65, whole genome shotgun sequence genomic region, the following are encoded:
- the LOC134015694 gene encoding putative nuclease HARBI1 isoform X1, whose product MKAQNCVFLSALTMACPFVRDVVDEEALVLRRAFRRERVFRDRLDPLAFPDDHLYERYRFSADGIRYLCRLLGPRIKHRTARSHALSVEQMVCVALRFFASGAFLYSVGDAEQLNKATICRTIRSVCLAIKALADVFISFPGHRRLCDIKEEFYRIAGFPNVIGAVDCTHIRIKAPSGAHEADFVNRKSFHSINVQMVCNADCVISNVVAKWPGSVHDSRIFRASEIYQCLSQGEFSGVLLGDRGYGCQPFLLTPFTDPQEAQQAYNHAHARTRARVEMTFGLLKARFHCLHKLRVSPVRACDITVACAVLHNVACLRKERAPRVPPAMDWDNPAIFPDDDSGRLLRDQYVLNYFS is encoded by the exons atgaaggcccaaaattgtgtgttcctttctgctctgacaatggcatgcccattcgtgcgagatgtggtggatgaagaagcacttgtgctgaggagagccttcaggcgagaaagggtcttcagggaccggttggacccactggccttccctgatgaccatctatatgaaagatacaggttttctgcagatggcatcaggtatctatgcagactactgggtcccaggattaagcaccgcactgcacggagccatgcactgagtgtggagcaaatggtttgtgtggccttgcgcttttttgctagtggagccttcctgtactcagtgggggatgcagaacagctgaacaaggccacaatttgccgcacaataaggagtgtgtgtctggctatcaaagcattagcagatgtcttcatctccttccctggccacagaagactctgtgacatcaaagaggagttctataggattgcag gtttccccaatgtcattggtgcagtggactgcacacacataaggataaaagccccctcaggtgcccatgaggccgattttgtgaataggaaatcctttcacagcattaatgttcag atggtctgcaatgctgactgtgtgatcagcaatgttgtggcaaaatggcctggctcagtccatgactccagaatctttcgggcctctgaaatctatcagtgcctatcacaag gtgaattctctggtgtgttgctgggagacagggggtatggctgccagccttttctcctgacacctttcacagacccccaggaagcacagcaggcctacaaccatgcccatgccaggaccagggccagagttgaaatgacctttggcctcctgaaggcacgctttcactgccttcacaaattaagggtcagccctgttagggcatgtgatattactgtggcttgtgctgtcctccacaatgtggcctgcctgaggaaggagagggcccccagagtgccaccagccatggactgggacaatccggcaatcttccctgatgacgacagtggtcggctgctgagggaccaatatgtgttgaattattttagttag
- the LOC134015694 gene encoding putative nuclease HARBI1 isoform X2 — MSSSPSLATEDSVTSKRSSIGLQMVCNADCVISNVVAKWPGSVHDSRIFRASEIYQCLSQGEFSGVLLGDRGYGCQPFLLTPFTDPQEAQQAYNHAHARTRARVEMTFGLLKARFHCLHKLRVSPVRACDITVACAVLHNVACLRKERAPRVPPAMDWDNPAIFPDDDSGRLLRDQYVLNYFS, encoded by the exons atgtcttcatctccttccctggccacagaagactctgtgacatcaaagaggagttctataggattgcag atggtctgcaatgctgactgtgtgatcagcaatgttgtggcaaaatggcctggctcagtccatgactccagaatctttcgggcctctgaaatctatcagtgcctatcacaag gtgaattctctggtgtgttgctgggagacagggggtatggctgccagccttttctcctgacacctttcacagacccccaggaagcacagcaggcctacaaccatgcccatgccaggaccagggccagagttgaaatgacctttggcctcctgaaggcacgctttcactgccttcacaaattaagggtcagccctgttagggcatgtgatattactgtggcttgtgctgtcctccacaatgtggcctgcctgaggaaggagagggcccccagagtgccaccagccatggactgggacaatccggcaatcttccctgatgacgacagtggtcggctgctgagggaccaatatgtgttgaattattttagttag